CGTGGATCCGCAGGGAGTCCACCTGACCGCCTTCAAGGCGCCCACGGCGGAGGAGCGCGCGCACGACTTCCTCTGGCGCATCGAGAAGCGGCTTCCCGAGCACGGTTTCATCGGCGTCTTCGACCGCTCGCACTACGAGGACGTGCTCATCGGCCGGGTCCGCCAGCTCGCCCCGCCGGAGGAGATCGAACGCCGCTACGACGCCATCAACGCGTTCGAGGCCGAGATCGCGGCATCCGGAACCCGCATCATCAAGGTGATGCTGCACATCTCGCGACATGAGCAGAAGAAGCGCCTCAGTGAGCGTCTGGAACGTCCGGACAAGCACTGGAAGTACAACCCGGGCGACGTCGACGAGCGACTGCTCTGGGACGACTACATGGCGGCGTTCCAGACCGTGTTCGAGCGCACCTCCACGGCGGCGGCACCCTGGTACGTGGTACCGGCGAACTCCAAGTGGTACGCGCGTCTCGCTGTGCAGGAGCTGCTGTTGGAGACGCTCACCGCGATCGATCCGCAATGGCCCGCGGCAGACTACGACGTCGAGGCTGAGAAGAAGCGGCTCGCCGCGAGCTGACGGTGCGGATGCCTCAGGCGAGCGCGTCGACGATGGGGCGGAACTTCACGCGGGTTTCGAGCAGCTCGGATTCCGGGTCGCTGCCGGTGACGATCCCTGCGCCCGCGTAGGCCGTGACCGCGATTGGCCCGCTGCCCGTGCCGCGCACGTGTCCGCGTTCGAACTGTGCGCAGCGCAGCGCGATCGCCCACTCGCCGTTTCCGGCGGCGTCGACCCAGCCGACCGGGCCGGCGTAGCGCTCGCGGTCGAACGGCTCCAAGCGGCGGATCGCCGCGATCGCGGCCGGAGTAGGGGAGCCGGCGACGGCAGCGGTGGGATGCAGCGCGCCGACCAGATCAAGGGAGGTCGCGCCGTCCGACAACTCGCCCTCGACATCGGTCGCGAGGTGGAAGAGGTTCGGCAGCTTCAGCAGGAACGGCTGTTCACTCGACGCGAGCGCGCGCGTGTGCGGGCGCAGCTCGGTGAGCACGCTCTGCACCGCGTACTGGTGCTCATCGAGGTCCTTCTCGCTGGAGGCGAGAGCGGCGGATGCGGCGACGTCAGCGTCAGCATCCGCCCCGCGCGCCGTCGTGCCGGCCAGCACCCGCGCGGTGACCGTTCCGTTCTGCGCCGTGACGAGCGTCTCGGGGCTCGCACCCATCAGACCGTCGACCGCGAACGCCCAGGTGTCGGGGTACTCGCTCGAGAGCGCGCGGACGAGCCGGCGCAGATCAGCGCCCTCGGGAACCGTGCCGGTGAGGTCTCGTGCCAGCACGACCTTGCTGACCTCGCCCGCCGCGATCGCATCGAGTCCTGCACGGACGCTGTCTTCATAGCCCTGCGCGGTCTGCGCGCCGGGGCCGAGCGTTCCCGCCCAGTGCGGCCCGTACTCGCGAGGTTCGGCGATCGCATCGGGAACATCGTCGTTGCCGCGGATCGTGGTGATCCACGAGCGCCCCTGTGCGCGACCGATGATCGCGGACGGCACGATGAGGACGCTCGCGGCAGCGGATGCGTCGTCAAAGACCAGGGTGCTGAAGGCGACGAGCCCCGTGCCTGGAAGCCCGACCGGGTCGTCGATGTCGGCCTGGGCGGCGATCTGCTGCCAGCCGGACGACATGATCGCGGCGTGCGGCTCGTCGAAGCCGCCTGCGATGCGCAGGTGGGTCTGCATTCCCGCACCGACGGCGACGATGCCGTCGCCGCGACGCAGCCACGCGAGGGGGGTCGTCGGGTCGGCATAGGCGAGAAGATCTTCGACCGGATCGATCTCGCGCGTCACCACGGAAAGGCGGAAGGGCATC
The DNA window shown above is from Microbacterium keratanolyticum and carries:
- a CDS encoding polyphosphate kinase 2 family protein: MSTDHSGWKAAASEVLRVGPDFRLGAVDPETTPGYEGGKARGAADLAGGIGQLSELQERLFAESRVGVAKDSVLLVLQAMDSAGKGGIVRHVVGGVDPQGVHLTAFKAPTAEERAHDFLWRIEKRLPEHGFIGVFDRSHYEDVLIGRVRQLAPPEEIERRYDAINAFEAEIAASGTRIIKVMLHISRHEQKKRLSERLERPDKHWKYNPGDVDERLLWDDYMAAFQTVFERTSTAAAPWYVVPANSKWYARLAVQELLLETLTAIDPQWPAADYDVEAEKKRLAAS
- a CDS encoding isochorismate synthase, with product MPFRLSVVTREIDPVEDLLAYADPTTPLAWLRRGDGIVAVGAGMQTHLRIAGGFDEPHAAIMSSGWQQIAAQADIDDPVGLPGTGLVAFSTLVFDDASAAASVLIVPSAIIGRAQGRSWITTIRGNDDVPDAIAEPREYGPHWAGTLGPGAQTAQGYEDSVRAGLDAIAAGEVSKVVLARDLTGTVPEGADLRRLVRALSSEYPDTWAFAVDGLMGASPETLVTAQNGTVTARVLAGTTARGADADADVAASAALASSEKDLDEHQYAVQSVLTELRPHTRALASSEQPFLLKLPNLFHLATDVEGELSDGATSLDLVGALHPTAAVAGSPTPAAIAAIRRLEPFDRERYAGPVGWVDAAGNGEWAIALRCAQFERGHVRGTGSGPIAVTAYAGAGIVTGSDPESELLETRVKFRPIVDALA